From Thermus tengchongensis, a single genomic window includes:
- a CDS encoding DUF6285 domain-containing protein, producing MDRPTLDEILEAVGEFLEREVLPGIQDPRLRFQTLVALNALAIARREVALGPALREEDHRELRDLLGMAGDREDLLRALAQRIRDGEAPSGTQAFLKAHVRRKLLLASPRYLERYP from the coding sequence GTGGATAGGCCTACCCTGGACGAGATCCTTGAAGCCGTAGGGGAGTTCTTGGAGCGGGAGGTCCTGCCAGGGATCCAGGATCCCCGGCTTCGCTTTCAAACCCTAGTGGCCCTCAACGCCCTGGCCATCGCCCGTAGGGAGGTGGCCTTGGGGCCGGCCCTCAGGGAGGAGGACCACAGGGAGCTGAGGGATCTTCTGGGTATGGCGGGTGACCGCGAGGATCTCCTCAGGGCCCTGGCTCAGAGGATCAGGGACGGGGAGGCTCCCTCAGGTACCCAAGCCTTCCTGAAGGCCCATGTGAGGCGGAAGCTCCTGCTGGCGAGTCCCCGGTACCTGGAGCGCTACCCATGA
- a CDS encoding histidine phosphatase family protein, with protein sequence MRRRLLLLRHGEVDYFPQGQPIPPEGVGLTLRGRAQAEAVAQLLKGVPLDLAVHSGLPRTRETAEIVLKGRSIPVEAWPEFKEIRPGRLRDLPDPERAFKEAFHPRDLSERFLGGETYEAFFDRVIPAYERLLSRSWDTLLLVVHGGVIRALVSYALTGERRLLGLEVHPCGLSVLDIGEKTLLRAHNIVAYDLIPESRLSTMELLWQTYRP encoded by the coding sequence ATGAGGCGGCGCTTGCTGCTGCTCCGCCATGGGGAAGTGGATTACTTTCCCCAGGGCCAGCCGATTCCCCCCGAGGGGGTGGGGCTCACCCTAAGGGGAAGGGCGCAGGCGGAGGCCGTGGCCCAATTGCTTAAGGGGGTGCCCCTGGATCTTGCCGTCCATAGCGGCTTGCCGCGCACGAGGGAAACAGCGGAGATCGTCCTTAAGGGCCGCTCCATACCCGTGGAGGCTTGGCCCGAGTTCAAGGAGATCCGCCCAGGTCGTCTAAGGGACCTTCCCGACCCGGAGAGGGCCTTCAAGGAGGCCTTCCACCCGCGCGATCTCTCCGAGCGCTTTCTCGGCGGGGAAACCTACGAAGCCTTTTTTGACCGGGTCATCCCTGCTTACGAGCGGCTCTTGAGCCGTTCCTGGGACACCCTGCTCCTGGTGGTACACGGTGGGGTCATCCGGGCCCTGGTTTCCTACGCCCTCACCGGGGAGAGGCGGCTACTGGGCCTTGAGGTGCATCCCTGCGGCCTTTCGGTGTTGGACATCGGGGAGAAGACCCTGCTTAGGGCCCACAACATCGTGGCCTACGATCTCATACCGGAAAGCCGTCTGTCCACCATGGAGTTGCTTTGGCAGACATACCGGCCCTAG
- a CDS encoding ABC transporter substrate-binding protein — MRKTAVWVWAIVAGVALAQQSLPASDPAVVDAARKEGRLIIYSSTDQASAQALLDDFRRLYPFIQVEYNDLGTQQIYDRFVSETAAGARSADLLWSSAMELQVKLASEGYALAYDSPEAKNWPANARLGNLAYGVTLEPAVVVYNKRFLKPEEVPTTREGLARFLQDPKMRGRVATWDPERSAVGFTFLKADYDRFPAFQELARAFGRAQAALYSSTGAAFEKVISGEHYLAYGFFGSYALLRQRTVKDLGIAYLRDGTIAIQRVVFISKRAAHPNAAKLFLDYLLSLRGQNLMAYTALIHARRETVVGEATPQALYRAVGSKDKVFPLPVSQEILKNLEPAERLRFLTFWRQAIRGQ; from the coding sequence ATGAGAAAGACTGCGGTATGGGTTTGGGCCATTGTAGCAGGGGTAGCCTTGGCACAACAAAGCCTGCCCGCCTCGGACCCGGCGGTGGTGGATGCGGCCCGGAAGGAGGGCCGCCTAATCATCTACTCCTCCACAGACCAGGCCAGCGCACAGGCGCTTCTAGACGACTTCCGCCGCCTCTACCCCTTCATCCAAGTGGAGTACAACGACCTTGGAACGCAGCAAATCTACGACCGATTCGTGAGCGAAACGGCGGCCGGAGCGCGTAGCGCCGACCTCCTCTGGTCCAGCGCCATGGAGCTCCAGGTGAAGTTGGCCAGCGAGGGGTACGCCCTGGCCTACGACTCCCCTGAGGCCAAGAACTGGCCCGCCAACGCTCGGCTCGGGAACCTAGCCTACGGGGTTACCCTCGAGCCCGCAGTGGTGGTCTACAACAAGCGCTTCCTCAAACCGGAGGAGGTGCCCACCACCCGGGAGGGTCTGGCCCGGTTCCTGCAGGACCCCAAAATGCGCGGCCGGGTGGCCACCTGGGATCCGGAGCGAAGCGCCGTGGGCTTCACCTTCTTGAAGGCGGACTATGACCGCTTCCCTGCCTTCCAGGAGCTCGCGAGGGCCTTCGGCCGGGCCCAAGCTGCCCTTTACTCTTCCACGGGGGCCGCCTTTGAAAAGGTGATCTCCGGGGAGCACTACCTGGCCTATGGCTTCTTCGGCTCTTACGCCCTTCTGCGGCAACGTACCGTGAAGGACCTGGGCATCGCCTACCTCAGGGACGGCACCATCGCCATCCAGCGGGTGGTCTTCATCAGCAAGCGGGCCGCCCACCCCAACGCCGCGAAGCTCTTTCTGGACTACCTCCTCTCCCTCCGGGGGCAGAACCTAATGGCCTACACCGCCCTCATCCATGCCCGGAGGGAAACCGTTGTGGGCGAGGCCACGCCGCAAGCCCTCTACCGCGCCGTGGGGAGCAAGGACAAGGTTTTCCCCCTCCCTGTATCCCAGGAAATCCTCAAGAACTTGGAGCCCGCCGAGCGCCTGCGCTTCCTCACCTTCTGGCGCCAGGCCATCCGCGGCCAGTAG